Within Homo sapiens chromosome 2, GRCh38.p14 Primary Assembly, the genomic segment TGGCTTATTCTCTACTTAACCCCAAGCTGGCCTGCCCGTCTTCTCCtggaggggtggggtggaagCCAGTGTTCAGATCACCCACAGGGCCCGGGCTGGCTATGCGCACACAGCATGCCAATCTGGGGACTGAGACAGGCCCAGAAAGGGACACACATGATTGTGTACATTCAGAGGCTCCCCGGGACCCCACCACCATGAGGATTGACTGCTCTGTGGTTTTCCATTCTGCGCGTCTCCCCATCTTGAAAAGTCTTTATCTGCTCCTGCTACACAGGAAAGCGTGGGGGATAGGGAGGGTGGCGATGCCAAAGCCCTTGCTCTCACTGATCCCCAAGGGTTCTGCATCTTTGGAGCCTTCTTCAGCCCCTCTGGTAGCCCCTGGGCCCTCCTCCAGGGCATGTATCTTTGGTCCTTGGACCCAGAGGGGGTTGTACCTACAGGAACTGGTGTGCCTACGTGGTGACCCGGACAGTGAGCTGTGTCCTTGAGGATGGAGTGGAGACATATGTCAAGTACCAGCCTTGTGCCTGGGGCCAGCCCCAGTGTCCCCAAAGCATCATGTGAGTCCCAGGGCCGGGCAACGGGCCCTTGGTGGGAACTGGGCGAGGGCAGATGGTGGGTGGCTGACTCAGGGAGTCTGTATGAAGCAGGGAGCAAGGGCAGGACAGGGGCTAGGGTCACAGCCATTTTGAGGAGATACTGAGACAACAGTTTGGCTGGTGGGAGACTGAGGGCAAACCTGCCTCACGCGCCAGCCCCAGATGCCTTCTCTGGGATGGCTCAGGCTCAAGCAGAGGAGTTCAAGGTTCCAGCACAGGGCAAGGGAAGGAAGAGCAGGGATTTAACCCTTGGCCAAAAAGCTGACAGCTGTCAGCTAAGCAAGGCCACATGTTGGACAGTAAGAGGGACCCAGCCTGAGGGACAGGCCATGCCCACCAGCAGCTGCCCACCCCTGAGGACAGGGACCAGGGTCACTGACCGTACAGGGAGGAATAAAGAGgcctccttctgcctctgccaggtACCGCCGCTTCCTCCGCCCTCGCTACCGTGTGGCCTACAAGACAGTGACCGACATGGAGTGGAGGTGCTGTCAGGGTTATGGGGGCGATGACTGTGCTGAGAGTCCCGCTCCAGCGCTGGGGCCTGCGTCTTCCACACCACGGCCCCTGGCCCGGCCTGCCCGCCCCAACCTCTCTGGCTCCAGTGCAGGCAGCCCCCTCAGTGGACTGGGGGGAGAAGGTGAGTGTGGGAGCTGCTGCGAGGGTGGCAAGTTCCAAATGGTGATCCAATGCAATGGGAAATGTGGGGCCAGGCTGCTGGGGGAGTCCCCCGTGCTCTATgccagagagaagagaggggcAGAAGGGTTAGTGAGATCGCAGAGATTCCctgcccgtgtgtgtgtgtgtgtgtgtgtgtgtgtgtgtgtgtgtgtatttgtgtgtctgtgtgagagagagggagagagcacgCAAAAGATggagagactgagaaaaagaaGGCCAAAAAAGAGAAGGTGCTCGCACACGCCCCATGTGGCCAAGATCCTTCAAACAGCTGCAGGAGAAAGGGGCATTCCTTTGAGAAGCTTGGTCCGTGGGGACAGACAGTTGAGACTACAAATCCTAGCATGCATTGCACCTGACTACAGATCCCAGACCCCTCCGTGGCCTCTGGAGACCGCAGGTCCCAGCATGCAGCAGTTCCTGTGGCTTGCCTTCCCTCCTGCGTGCTGCACACCGGATGTGCTGTTTCCCTGCCCCGAGATAGCCTTACTATAATTATGCAAACAGGAACTCCTGGCCAACTCTCACCGTCCACAGAGCCTCTTCTTTGTCCCCGTGGTGTTGCAGGGAAGTGTCACCCAGTGGTAGCTACTGTTGTGGCATCCAGAGTGCCTCCCTACACTCCCATTTCGCCCCTCTTGACAGCCCCATGACAGAAGAGTGTCATTATCCTTTCGCAGAAGAGGAAAGAGTTTCCAAGAAGTTAAGAGGCACTCTGGGCAGGTGGAAAGGACATGGACCTGGGGGCTGGATAGATGGTCTGGGTTTGAAACTTAGCACTGCCATTTATTAAACCTGTGATCCATGGCCAGGCACCTAATATCTCTGGTCCAGTTTCCCAGCCTATATGATGGGAAGAGTTCATGGTATCTCCCCAGGGGAGTTATTGAAGAACAGAGCCATGGTTCATATTTGGCCTAGAGGCATTCAGTgaatggagtttctttttttttctcttgccaaaATCACCCAAAGGAGAGGCAGAGCCAGCCTGGGCATCTGACCCTTGCTGGAGCTGGGGTGAGCAGGGGCCTTGAGCTCTGGGGTCCagcccctctgccttctgccttccCCTCTCCTCAGGTCCTGGGGAGTCAGAGAAGGTGCAGCAGCTGGAGGAACAGGTGCAGAGCCTGACCAAGGAGCTGCAAGGCCTGCGGGGCGTCCTGCAAGGACTGAGCGGGCGCCTGGCAGAGGATGTGCAGAGGGCTGTGGAGACGGCCTTCAACGGGAGGCAGCAGCCAGCTGACGCGGCTGCCCGCCCTGGGGTGCATGAAACCCTCAATGAGATCCAGCACCAGCTGCAGCTCCTGGACACCCGCGTCTCCACCCACGACCAGGAGCTGGGTCACCTCAACAACCATCatggcggcagcagcagcagtgggggCAGCagggccccagccccagcctcagcccctccGGGCCCCAGTGAGGAGCTGCTGCGGCAGCTGGAGCAGCGGTTGCAGGAGTCCTGCTCCGTGTGCCTGGCCGGGCTAGATGGCTTCCGCCGGCAGCAGCAGGAGGACAGGGAGCGGCTGCGAGCGATGGAGAAGCTGCTGGCCTCGGTGGAGGAGCGGCAACGGCACCTCGCAGGGCTGGCGGTGGGCCGCAGGCCCCCTCAGGAATGCTGCTCTCCAGAGCTGGGCCGGCGACTGGCAGAGCTGGAGCGCAGGCTGGATGTCGTGGCCGGCTCAGTGACAGTGCTGAGTGGGCGGCGAGGCACAGAGCTGGGAGGAGCCGCGGGGCAGGGAGGCCACCCCCCAGGCTACACCAGCTTGGCCTCCCGCCTGTCTCGCCTGGAGGACCGCTTCAACTCCACCCTGGGCCCTtcggaggagcaggaggagagctGGCCTGGGGCTCCTGGGGGGCTGAGCCACTGGCTGCCTGCTGCCCGGGGCCGACTAGAGCAGTTGGGGGGGCTGCTGGCCAATGTGAGCGGGGAGCTGGGGGGGCGGTTGGATCTGTTGGAGGAGCAGGTGGCAGGGGCCATGCAGGCATGCGGGCAGCTCTGCTCTGGGGCCCCTGGGGAGCAGGACTCTCAAGTCAGCGAGATCCTCAGTGCCTTGGAGCGCAGGGTGCTGGACAGTGAGGGGCAGCTGCGGCTGGTGGGCTCCGGCCTGCACACGGTGGAAGCAGCGGGGGAGGCCCGGCAGGCCACGCTGGAGGGATTACAAGAGGTTGTGGGCCGGCTCCAGGATCGTGTGGATGCCCAGGATGAGACAGCTGCAGAGTTCACACTACGGCTGAATCTCACTGCGGCCCGGCTAGGCCAACTGGAGGGGCTGCTGCAGGCCCATGGGGATGAGGGCTGTGGGGCCTGTGGCGGAGTCCAAGAGGAACTAGGCCGCCTTCGGGATGGTGTGGAGCGCTGCTCCTGCCCCCTGTTGCCTCCTCGGGGTCCTGGGGCTGGTCCAGGTGTTGGGGGCCCAAGCCGTGGGCCCCTGGACGGCTTCAGCGTGTTTGGGGGCAGCTCAGGCTCAGCCCTGCAGGCCCTGCAAGGAGAGCTCTCTGAGGTTATTCTCAGCTTCAGCTCCCTCAATGACTCACTGAATGAGCTCCAGACCACTGTGGAGGGCCAGGGCGCTGATCTGGCTGACCTGGGGGCAACCAAGGACCGTATCATTTCTGAGATTAACAGGCTGCAGCAGGAGGCCACAGAGCATGCTACAGAGAGTGAAGAGCGCTTCCGAGGCCTAGAGGAGGGACAAGCACAGGCCGGCCAGTGCCCCAGCTTAGAGGGGCGATTGGGCCGTCTTGAGGGTGTCTGTGAACGGTTGGACACTGTGGCTGGGGGACTGCAGGGCCTGCGCGAGGGCCTTTCCAGACACGTggctgggctctgggctgggctCCGGGAAACCAACACCACCAGCCAGATGCAGGCAGCCCTGCTGGAGAAGCTGGTCGGGGGACAGGCGGGCCTGGGCAGGCGGCTGGGTGCCCTTAACAGCTCCCTGCAGCTCCTGGAGGACCGTCTGCACCAGCTCAGCCTGAAGGACCTCACTGGTGAGGGGACAAAAGGCATGAGGGGACCCCTTTCAAGccccttatttttcttctccctcccccagcccagcttCCAACTCATCTGCTTTCTCCTTGCTTTTCCCAACATGAATTGCAGCCCCAGCCAGTATTCCAGGTGTTATAGTTTGCCTGCAAGAGATGATGCAAGGTCCTAGCTCCCGCCCTCCCTCTGGCTGCTCACTAGGCCTGTGGGTGGAGAGAGGATGTTGCTCTGCCAGCCAGGGATCCAGCATATGCAGCAAGGGACCCCATGGCCCCCTCAGCCTGCAAAGCTCCACCTGTTCCATCCATCTTCTCCCTGTTCATGAAGCCACCACCCACCTTCCTTACCCATTGGAAACTCCTTTTATGGCCCTCCTTCAACTCAATTTTGTCACTGTAGGGCCTGCAGGAGAGGCTGGGCCCCCAGGGCCTCCTGGGCTGCAGGGACCCCCAGGCCCTGCTGGACCTCCAGGATCACCAGGCAAGGACGGGCAAGAGGGCCCCATCGGGCCACCAGGTATGTGCACTGAGACCCTTGCTGCAGTCAGGGTTGCCACTGCCCCCTCCAACCCTGACCCCCGCTGGCAGCCCCAGGCTTGACATTCCACTCTGAACTTGACAAGGGGAATTGGGTACTACCTGACCGATAAGGGAAAATCAGAGGAAAGTGAGGAGGAACTGTGATAGTCACTGTGTTTGGTTAATGGGTATTAGGAGGCTAATGGATAATGTTGGCCCCACTGCAGTACTGGAGACTAAAGCTGAGTCTATTATAGCTGTCTGGGGTGTGAAAGGCTGGGATGGCCCAGCAGTTGAACAGAATGGACCCTACCTATTCCTGTTTTTCTTGATACCCCAATTCCTGCTTTGAAGTCCACGTAGCACCGAGCACAACAGGAGAGCCTCAGCAGATGTTTGCTGAGTGACTTAGTGAGAGCTGCTTTATTTCTCACTGCTCCCTTTCCTCTTCTCACAGGTCCTCAAGGTGAACAGGGTGAGTGCCTTTCATTTGATTCTGGAGGGAGAAGTGACTAGGGGTTGGAGGATAGAGGTCCTCGGGCAGCCCTGGGCTGGGGATCCAGCAGGGGAAGGGGGCTGGCACTCTGCCCTGAGCATCCCCTTTAACATCCACCCTTCCCACTCAGGAGTGGAGGGGGCACCAGCAGCCCCTGTGCCCCAAGTGGCATTTTCAGCTGCTCTGAGTTTGCCCCGGTCTGAACCAGGCACGGTCCCCTTCGACAGAGTCCTGCTCAATGATGGAGGCTATTATGATCCAGAGACAGGTAGTCCTGGGAGGGGCTGGGTTGAACGGTTGGAGAAATGGGTGAGGTGTGCAGTGATATCTTCCCATTCTTGCCTTTTCCGACAGTGTGAATCTTCATTCTCTGATTTGGGGAGACCCCggctctttcttcatttattcattctcagGCAGTGGGGAGAAGAagtagtcattcattcattcagcagatctTTACTGGGGCCTGCTCCTgcccaggcactgttttaagtgctgGGAATGCATAGTGAACAAAGCCCCCAGTTCCCTGCCGCTCACATTCCAGTGAGGTGAAAAGACCCAGAGGGTCCCTCCTCAGTCCAGGAGTTCTGGTGCGCTCCCCGGAGCTTCCCTGGCCCCCCTGACTGCTATCCTTGTCCCCAGGCGTGTTCACAGCGCCACTGGCTGGACGCTACTTGCTGAGCGCGGTGCTGACTGGGCACCGGCACGAGAAAGTGGAGGCCGTGCTGTCCCGCTCCAACCAGGGCGTGGCCCGCGTAGACTCCGGTGGCTACGAGCCTGAGGGCCTGGAGAATAAGCCGGTGGCCGAGAGCCAGCCCAGCCCGGGCACCCTGGGCGTCTTCAGCCTCATCCTGCCGCTGCAGGCCGGGGACACGGTCTGCGTCGACCTGGTCATGGGGCAGCTGGCGCACTCGGAGGAGCCGCTCACCATCTTCAGCGGGGCCCTGCTCTATGGGGACCCAGAGCTTGAACACGCGTAGACTGGGGTCCCGCCCGACGTGTCTACGTCGGCTGAAGAGACAGCGGGGGCGGCGGGCTCCTGGGGTCTCGCCTGAGACGGGGCACCTAGCCCTGGGCGAGCGCCGCACCCGGGCCCGCAGCGGCACCGCGCCCAGAGCGGCCTCTCCCCACGCCCGGGGCGCGCCGGCTCAGGGAGGCTCGGGGCCGCCCATGCAGACTTTTGGCCTGGCGCGATCCCCCAAGAACCCCTCCAGGGCCGGCCTGCGGAGGAGCCGATCCTCGCACCCTCCGCTCCCTCCACTGGCCCTCCAGGTCGATTCCCTGGGCTCCAGGCTCCCCCGCGCGGGCGCCGCCCACCGCCATACTAAACGATCGAGGAATAAAGACACTTggtttttctaaaaaaaactaAACGAACCGTTCTGCTACGGTACGGGGTCGGGGGCTGCCGGGCGTGCACAGGGCACGGGGCGGGAGAGACGACGGCCTCCGGAGAGGACCCCGGGTTCCGCACTGCGTTCGCCGCCTCCGCCCGGCTCGGGGCGGCTCGGGGTTGGCTCAGGCAGCAAGCGGCGCCCGCCCGGCTCCTGCGACGTCTCCCCCGTGTCACGCCCGTTTCGCCGGCGTCCGCCAGGGGGCGCTCTGCGTTCCCGCCACGTGAGGCTGCGGCCCACCCGGCGGGTCCTGCTCCTCCGCGGCGGAGGCGTGGCCTCGGCTGGGACTaaccggggcggggcggggcggggcggggcggggccgccgCGACCGCGGGCTTCAGGCAGGGCTGCAGATGCGAGGCCCAGCTGTACCTCGCGTGTCCCGGGTCGGGAGTCGGAGACGCAGGTGCAGGAGAGTGCGGGGCAAGTAGCGCATTTTCTCTTTGCATTCTCGAGATCGCTTAGCCGCGCTTTAAAAAGGTTTGCATCAGCTGTGAGTCCATCTGACAAGCGAGGAAACTAAGGCTGAGAAGTGGGAGGCGTTGCCATCTGCAGGCCCAGGCAACCTGCTACGGGAAGACCGGGGACCAAGACCTCTGGGTTGGCTTTCCTAGACCCGCTCGGGTCTTCGGGTGTCGCGAGGAAGGGCCCTGCTCCTTTCGTTCCCTGCACCCCTGGCCGCTGCAGGTggctccctggaggaggagcTCCCACGCGGAGGAGGAGCCAGGGCAGCTGGGAGCGGGGACACCATCCTCCTGGATAAGAGGCAGAGGCCGGGAGGAACCCCGTCAGCCGGGCGGGCAGGAAGCTCTGGGAGTAGCCTCATGGAAGAGAAGCAGATCCTGTGCGTGGGGCTAGTGGTGCTGGACGTCATCAGCCTGGTGGACAAGTACCCTAAGGAGGACTCGGAGATAAGGTAGGGGCGCCCAGGTCCCCTAGGGGACCCCAGGGGCTGCTGCAGTCCAGCATTTGTGCCAGCGACCGAGGCTGCAGAGACCCCGCAGTGAGGCCCTGAGAACCCGGCTTCAAGGCCGGACCCGCGCCCTCTACCCGGGAATCCTGGGGGGGCTCCCAGCATgacagaagagaggaaggaattgAGGCCTTTAATAAGAAGACCCAGGATTTAATAGCATCGTGTTAGCCAATTTCCATTTCAACTCAGGCATCAGGTGTCAGGTGTCAGGCATCAggatccccattttactgataagtATAGATTCAGAGACCAAGGGGCTTATCCAGGGGCACACAGCTAcctgcttctgctgtttctttttaaacCCCAAGCCTATGCACTTGCCTCTCATCAACATTTACTTCTAACTTATTTATCCACATATCTCGCACCTATTTCTGAGAAAGATTTGAGGTAGCTTACAGTAAAAAGTATGTACAGTTAAACTGTTGGAGAACATTTAAGACCATGGTATTTGAGCTTCAACTATAGCTCAGGGCTTGCTGGCACTGGAGGCAAACATGAGATGCCATGGGTTATGTATGGATAGAGCTGGTTCATGAGCCCTGGCAAGCTTTTTCCTGGTGCTAAATTCCAAGAGGAGTTTACCAGAAGTCCTTTTCACAGAGGTCAATGAACACCGTTTAGTAGTGGGAAATATCTTTCTCAGTTGTCTGCTAGAAACTGAAGAGTCAgttgttggttctttttttttttttttttttttttttttgagacagggtctcattctgtcgtccaggctggagtgcagtggtgcaaccatgctcactgcagccttgacctccagactcaagtgatcctcccacctcagcctcctgagtagctgggaccacacatgCACGTCACCATCCcagctgtattttaaattttgtataagggACGGGTTCTCACTATACTGATCAGagtggtcttgagctcctgggctcaagcagtcctcctgctttggcctctcaaagtactgggattacaggcatgagccactgcacccagccgatttgttggttctttttctttttgagacagagtctcgctctgttgcccaggctggaatgcagtggcatgatcttggctcactgcaacctccgcctcctggattcaagcgattctcctgcctcaacctcctgggtagctgggattataggcatacgccaccatgccccactaattttttttttcttttgtagagacagggcttttctttgtaaagacatgttggccatgctggtctcaaacttctaatctcaagtgatctgcccgtctcagtcccccaaagtgctgggattacaggcatgagccaccacacccggcttattggTTCTTGTATTTCCTCTTGATAAGGGCCCCACCATTACACTGTAATGCTGTGAAGGCATTTCTGTGGGGCGGGACACTAGCTTTCTCTTGGTGCAGTCAGTGAGTGCTTAGAACACTGAGAATTGCTCCTGGGCTATATCAGTTGTCGCAGCTAAGAACTGGATAAGAGGCAGTTCAAGACTGAACTCCACAAAGACACGACAGTGCTGATGGCTGCCAGGCTAACTGAGGTGAGAGACCCCGACACTCCTCAGGCTTTGGGGCCACAAAGCACcatcacatatattattttatactctCCTCCCAGCAGCCCATGGGAACTGTGTAAAGATCAGTGAAATCCTTtatacagataaggaagctgaagaTTTGGAGATGTTTTTTAAGGCCACGGAGTTAAATGGTGGCACAGTGGCA encodes:
- the EMILIN1 gene encoding EMILIN-1 precursor, giving the protein MAPRTLWSCYLCCLLTAAAGAASYPPRGFSLYTGSSGALSPGGPQAQIAPRPASRHRNWCAYVVTRTVSCVLEDGVETYVKYQPCAWGQPQCPQSIMYRRFLRPRYRVAYKTVTDMEWRCCQGYGGDDCAESPAPALGPASSTPRPLARPARPNLSGSSAGSPLSGLGGEGPGESEKVQQLEEQVQSLTKELQGLRGVLQGLSGRLAEDVQRAVETAFNGRQQPADAAARPGVHETLNEIQHQLQLLDTRVSTHDQELGHLNNHHGGSSSSGGSRAPAPASAPPGPSEELLRQLEQRLQESCSVCLAGLDGFRRQQQEDRERLRAMEKLLASVEERQRHLAGLAVGRRPPQECCSPELGRRLAELERRLDVVAGSVTVLSGRRGTELGGAAGQGGHPPGYTSLASRLSRLEDRFNSTLGPSEEQEESWPGAPGGLSHWLPAARGRLEQLGGLLANVSGELGGRLDLLEEQVAGAMQACGQLCSGAPGEQDSQVSEILSALERRVLDSEGQLRLVGSGLHTVEAAGEARQATLEGLQEVVGRLQDRVDAQDETAAEFTLRLNLTAARLGQLEGLLQAHGDEGCGACGGVQEELGRLRDGVERCSCPLLPPRGPGAGPGVGGPSRGPLDGFSVFGGSSGSALQALQGELSEVILSFSSLNDSLNELQTTVEGQGADLADLGATKDRIISEINRLQQEATEHATESEERFRGLEEGQAQAGQCPSLEGRLGRLEGVCERLDTVAGGLQGLREGLSRHVAGLWAGLRETNTTSQMQAALLEKLVGGQAGLGRRLGALNSSLQLLEDRLHQLSLKDLTGPAGEAGPPGPPGLQGPPGPAGPPGSPGKDGQEGPIGPPGPQGEQGVEGAPAAPVPQVAFSAALSLPRSEPGTVPFDRVLLNDGGYYDPETGVFTAPLAGRYLLSAVLTGHRHEKVEAVLSRSNQGVARVDSGGYEPEGLENKPVAESQPSPGTLGVFSLILPLQAGDTVCVDLVMGQLAHSEEPLTIFSGALLYGDPELEHA